In Aristaeella hokkaidonensis, the following are encoded in one genomic region:
- a CDS encoding ATP-binding cassette domain-containing protein, protein MGWFDDQIEFRKKHERELLSDSFENIARSVTGRKIHTFLSEEEDVNDAVSGLLKHMGVKEREVPATVRGLRDRLDFLLSSTGILYREIILSRGWQNDAMGPMIGSLKDTGTVVAILPSEMGGYEYTDPASGAKVKINGHTAANISEEALCFYRPLPMRELKLKDLLRYMLSCLTPRDRISFLVAAGAIALVGLLIPKLNQILTGTVIAAGSTRLLVAVVSFLFFATVTTILLTIIRNMLLSRIRYKLNVNVSAATMMRILSLPAAFFRDYSVGELNQYIAYMDSLCTTIVDSLFSTAITGLFSLIYLGQIFAFAPSLVVPSLVITIATLAISLLSARVQMKIDQETMVTTAKERGLVYAFINGIQKIRLSGAENRAFAKWSDLYVETATTTFNPPSIIKLSSVMTTAVSLIGTGVMYFIAVRSKVTVADYFAFNASYAYISTAFSSLAAMALSAASIKPVINLVKPLLSAKPETSDHRETVTRLSGNIEISHVTFGYDPESKPIFEDFNLSIPARQYVAIVGKSGCGKSTLVRLLLGFEKPARGVINYDRKDLNQLDLRSVRRQIGTVMQDGRLFSGSIFDNIVISNPTLKLDEAWEAAEIAGIADDIRDMPMGMHTMLQDGGGTISGGQRQRLMIARAIAPKPKILIFDEATSALDNITQRKVSEALDKMKCTRIVIAHRLSTIKHCDRILVIDGGKIAEDGTYDQLIEKNGIFAELVERQRLASET, encoded by the coding sequence ATGGGCTGGTTTGATGATCAGATAGAGTTCAGGAAAAAACATGAACGGGAGCTTCTCAGCGACTCCTTTGAAAACATCGCCCGGTCTGTGACCGGACGGAAGATCCATACCTTCCTTTCCGAGGAAGAGGACGTTAACGACGCGGTGTCGGGTCTGCTGAAGCACATGGGCGTCAAGGAGCGGGAGGTGCCCGCTACGGTCCGGGGGCTCCGGGACCGGCTGGACTTCCTGCTGAGTTCCACGGGCATACTGTACCGGGAGATCATCCTCTCCCGGGGATGGCAGAACGACGCCATGGGGCCAATGATCGGGAGCCTGAAGGATACGGGGACTGTGGTGGCCATCCTGCCCTCCGAAATGGGCGGATATGAGTATACGGATCCCGCCAGCGGGGCGAAGGTAAAGATCAACGGGCATACGGCGGCGAACATCTCCGAGGAAGCCCTGTGCTTTTACCGTCCCCTGCCCATGCGGGAGCTGAAGCTGAAGGACCTGCTGCGGTATATGCTTTCCTGCCTGACGCCCCGGGACCGGATTTCCTTCCTGGTGGCGGCGGGAGCCATCGCCTTGGTGGGCCTTTTGATCCCGAAACTGAACCAGATCCTGACAGGTACAGTCATCGCGGCGGGCAGCACGAGGCTGCTGGTGGCTGTGGTGAGCTTCCTGTTCTTTGCCACGGTGACGACGATCCTGCTGACCATTATCCGGAACATGCTGCTTTCCCGGATCCGGTATAAGCTGAACGTGAACGTATCCGCCGCGACCATGATGCGGATATTGAGCCTGCCGGCAGCCTTCTTCCGGGATTACAGCGTGGGTGAACTGAACCAGTATATCGCCTATATGGACAGCCTGTGCACCACGATTGTGGACAGCCTGTTCTCCACGGCGATCACGGGCCTGTTCTCCCTGATCTACCTGGGGCAGATCTTCGCCTTCGCGCCGAGCCTGGTGGTGCCCAGTTTGGTGATCACCATCGCAACGCTGGCGATCAGCCTGCTGAGCGCCCGGGTGCAGATGAAGATTGACCAGGAGACCATGGTGACCACCGCCAAGGAGCGGGGCCTGGTGTACGCGTTTATCAACGGCATCCAGAAGATCCGGCTTTCCGGTGCGGAGAACCGGGCCTTTGCCAAGTGGTCGGACCTGTATGTGGAGACGGCGACCACCACCTTTAACCCGCCGAGCATCATTAAGCTGAGCTCCGTGATGACCACAGCAGTTTCGCTCATCGGTACCGGGGTCATGTACTTCATCGCCGTGAGAAGCAAGGTGACCGTGGCGGACTACTTCGCCTTCAACGCGAGCTATGCGTATATTTCCACCGCCTTCTCCTCCCTGGCGGCCATGGCGCTGAGCGCGGCATCCATCAAACCGGTGATCAACCTGGTGAAGCCCCTGCTTTCCGCGAAGCCGGAAACCTCGGACCACCGGGAAACCGTAACAAGGCTGAGCGGAAACATCGAAATCAGCCACGTGACCTTCGGGTATGATCCGGAGAGCAAGCCGATTTTTGAGGACTTTAACCTGTCCATCCCCGCACGGCAGTATGTGGCCATCGTGGGCAAGAGCGGTTGCGGCAAGAGCACCCTAGTCAGGCTGCTCCTGGGCTTTGAGAAGCCGGCAAGAGGCGTCATCAACTATGACCGGAAGGACCTGAACCAGCTGGACCTGCGGAGCGTGCGGCGGCAGATCGGCACGGTGATGCAGGACGGGCGGCTGTTCAGCGGTTCGATTTTTGACAATATTGTAATTTCCAACCCCACGTTGAAGCTGGATGAAGCCTGGGAGGCTGCGGAAATCGCCGGCATCGCCGATGATATCCGGGATATGCCCATGGGCATGCATACCATGCTGCAGGACGGCGGCGGCACCATCTCCGGCGGCCAGCGCCAGCGGCTGATGATCGCCCGGGCCATCGCCCCCAAGCCGAAGATCCTGATCTTTGACGAAGCGACCAGCGCCCTGGACAACATTACCCAGAGGAAGGTTTCCGAGGCCCTGGACAAGATGAAGTGCACCAGGATCGTGATTGCCCACCGGCTGAGCACGATCAAGCACTGCGACCGCATCCTCGTCATCGACGGCGGCAAGATCGCCGAGGACGGCACCTACGACCAGCTGATCGAAAAGAACGGCATCTTCGCCGAGCTGGTGGAAAGGCAGAGACTGGCTTCGGAAACGTGA
- a CDS encoding transposase yields MPRTARIKSVSGYYHVIARGIGKQVLFEDDEDHLFFLKMLKTYVSEGAFSVIAFCLMENHVHLLMKADEGVDRIMQKLQSTYAAYYNKKYDRTGHLYQDRYRSKPIESDLYLLTAVRYIHNNPAKAGICLPDRYRWSSWRCYSGVIQTFIDTEYVLHLLGGREGFLKYSSVVCTDEEDDGYFEFENARKSDNTAMSVIHDVLHLESGTQIQKMDRTNRDKCLRILRDQGLSIRQIERLTGIPRSIIMRV; encoded by the coding sequence ATGCCCAGAACAGCAAGAATAAAAAGCGTCAGCGGGTATTACCATGTTATTGCCCGGGGGATCGGGAAACAAGTTCTGTTTGAGGATGATGAGGATCATCTTTTCTTTCTGAAAATGCTGAAGACATATGTGTCAGAAGGAGCGTTCAGTGTTATCGCTTTCTGCCTGATGGAAAACCATGTACATCTCCTGATGAAGGCGGATGAGGGAGTAGATAGGATCATGCAGAAACTCCAGTCAACATATGCCGCCTATTACAATAAAAAGTATGATCGCACAGGACATCTGTATCAGGACAGATACAGGAGTAAGCCGATTGAAAGTGATTTATACCTTTTGACTGCAGTCCGGTATATCCATAACAATCCGGCAAAAGCTGGAATATGTTTGCCTGACAGATATCGCTGGAGCAGCTGGAGATGTTATTCAGGAGTCATTCAAACCTTTATTGATACAGAATATGTGCTTCATCTGCTTGGTGGCAGGGAAGGCTTTCTGAAATATAGTTCAGTAGTTTGTACTGATGAAGAAGATGATGGATATTTCGAGTTTGAGAATGCAAGGAAATCAGATAATACAGCAATGTCTGTCATCCATGACGTATTGCATCTGGAATCCGGCACCCAGATTCAGAAGATGGACAGGACAAACAGGGATAAATGTCTTCGAATCCTGAGAGATCAGGGATTATCCATCAGACAGATCGAGCGCTTGACAGGTATACCCAGATCAATCATCATGCGCGTATGA
- a CDS encoding ATP-binding protein, with product MKELTLEAKVANLQQVLDFVDENLKSMRCPMKILMQIDVAVEEIFVNVASYAYAPDTGSVTIRMDLQENPRTVVITFIDSGVPYNPLAKADPDVTLSAEERAIGGLGIYMVKKSMDKMEYEYTDKQNILTMIKGIE from the coding sequence GTGAAAGAGCTGACCCTTGAAGCCAAAGTGGCGAATCTCCAGCAGGTGCTGGATTTTGTGGACGAGAATCTCAAGTCCATGCGCTGCCCCATGAAGATCCTGATGCAGATCGACGTGGCCGTGGAAGAGATCTTTGTCAACGTCGCCAGCTATGCCTATGCCCCGGATACCGGCTCCGTCACCATCCGGATGGACCTGCAGGAAAATCCCCGCACCGTGGTGATCACCTTCATCGACAGCGGGGTGCCCTATAATCCCCTGGCGAAGGCTGATCCTGACGTTACGCTTTCCGCGGAGGAAAGGGCCATCGGCGGGCTGGGGATCTATATGGTGAAGAAGAGCATGGACAAGATGGAATATGAGTATACGGACAAGCAGAACATACTGACCATGATCAAGGGCATAGAGTGA
- the tpiA gene encoding triose-phosphate isomerase → MRKPIIAGNWKMNKTPEEAKALVTELKPLVKDANCDVVVCVPAVNFAAVKEAAKGSKIKLGAENVHWAKSGAFTGELSADMLKACGVEYVIIGHSERRQYFGETDKTVNQRVLAAVEAGLKVIMCVGENKEEREAGYTDALVEYQTLIGLNGLTKEQVAKIIIAYEPVWAIGTGLTATDEQANETIGVIRAAVARKYGKGTANKVRIQYGGSMNPKNVKGLMAQPEIDGGLIGGASLKAPDFSQVVNYDK, encoded by the coding sequence ATGCGTAAACCGATTATTGCCGGTAACTGGAAGATGAACAAGACGCCCGAAGAGGCGAAGGCTCTGGTAACCGAGCTGAAGCCCCTGGTGAAGGACGCCAACTGTGATGTCGTGGTGTGCGTTCCCGCGGTGAACTTTGCCGCTGTGAAGGAAGCCGCCAAGGGCAGCAAGATCAAGCTGGGTGCTGAGAATGTGCACTGGGCAAAGAGCGGTGCCTTCACCGGCGAACTGTCCGCTGATATGCTCAAGGCCTGCGGCGTGGAATACGTCATCATCGGCCACTCTGAGCGCCGCCAGTACTTCGGCGAAACCGACAAGACCGTGAACCAGCGCGTGCTGGCCGCTGTCGAAGCCGGCCTGAAGGTCATTATGTGCGTGGGCGAAAACAAGGAAGAGCGCGAAGCCGGCTACACCGACGCGCTGGTTGAATACCAGACCCTGATCGGCCTGAACGGCCTGACCAAGGAACAGGTTGCCAAGATCATCATCGCTTACGAGCCCGTTTGGGCCATCGGCACCGGCCTGACCGCCACCGATGAGCAGGCAAACGAGACCATCGGCGTCATCCGTGCCGCCGTGGCCCGCAAGTATGGCAAGGGCACTGCCAACAAGGTCCGTATCCAGTACGGCGGATCCATGAACCCCAAGAACGTGAAGGGTCTCATGGCTCAGCCCGAAATCGACGGCGGCCTGATCGGCGGCGCCAGCCTGAAGGCTCCTGACTTCAGCCAGGTTGTCAACTACGACAAATAA
- a CDS encoding phosphoglycerate kinase — protein MAKKTVDDIQVKGKRVLVRCDFNVPMKDGKITNDKRIVAALPTIKKLIADGGKVILCSHLGKPKNGPEEKFSLAPVAVRLSELLGQNVVFANDDNVVGENAKAAVAAMKDGDVVLLQNTRFRAEETKNGEAFSKDLATLADAYVDDAFGSCHRAHCSTAGVTAYTSPNVAGYLIGKELSIMGKALENADRPFVAVLGGAKIEDKLNVINNLLEKVDTLIIGGGMAFTFLKAKGYEVGKSLLDESKIDYCKDMMAKAAEKGVKLLLPIDTVCAAGFPDPIDGPVDVCVVDSDKIPADVEGLDIGPKTRELFAEAVKTAKTVVWNGPMGVFENPTLAQGTLAVAQAMADSDAVTIIGGGDSAAAVEQMGLGAKMTHISTGGGASLEFLEGKTLPGVACLDEK, from the coding sequence ATGGCAAAGAAGACGGTTGATGACATTCAGGTAAAAGGCAAGCGGGTACTGGTCCGCTGCGATTTCAACGTCCCCATGAAGGACGGCAAGATCACGAACGACAAGCGCATTGTTGCGGCTCTGCCCACGATCAAAAAGCTGATCGCTGACGGCGGCAAGGTGATCCTGTGCTCCCACCTGGGCAAGCCGAAGAACGGTCCGGAAGAAAAGTTCTCCCTGGCTCCTGTGGCTGTCCGCCTGAGCGAGCTGCTGGGTCAGAACGTCGTTTTCGCCAATGACGACAACGTGGTCGGCGAGAACGCCAAGGCTGCTGTTGCCGCCATGAAGGACGGCGACGTGGTGCTGCTGCAGAACACCCGCTTCCGTGCGGAAGAAACCAAGAACGGCGAAGCCTTCAGCAAGGATCTGGCGACCCTGGCTGACGCTTACGTGGATGACGCTTTCGGCTCCTGCCACCGCGCTCACTGCTCCACCGCCGGTGTCACCGCTTACACCAGCCCCAACGTGGCCGGCTATCTGATCGGCAAGGAACTGTCCATCATGGGCAAGGCCCTGGAGAATGCTGATCGTCCCTTCGTTGCTGTCCTGGGTGGCGCGAAGATCGAAGACAAGCTGAACGTGATCAACAACCTGCTGGAAAAGGTTGACACCCTGATCATCGGCGGCGGTATGGCTTTCACCTTCCTGAAGGCGAAGGGCTACGAAGTTGGTAAGTCCCTGCTGGACGAGAGCAAGATCGACTACTGCAAGGACATGATGGCCAAGGCTGCCGAAAAGGGCGTGAAGCTGCTTCTGCCCATCGACACCGTGTGCGCTGCCGGCTTCCCGGATCCGATCGACGGACCTGTGGATGTGTGCGTGGTTGACTCCGACAAGATCCCCGCTGACGTGGAAGGCCTGGACATCGGACCCAAGACCCGCGAGCTGTTCGCTGAGGCCGTGAAGACCGCCAAGACCGTGGTCTGGAACGGACCTATGGGCGTGTTCGAGAATCCCACTCTGGCTCAGGGCACCCTGGCTGTCGCTCAGGCGATGGCTGATTCTGACGCTGTGACCATCATCGGCGGCGGCGACAGCGCTGCGGCTGTTGAACAGATGGGCCTGGGCGCCAAGATGACCCACATCTCCACCGGCGGCGGTGCCTCCCTCGAGTTCCTCGAAGGCAAGACCCTGCCCGGCGTTGCCTGCCTGGACGAGAAATAA
- a CDS encoding sugar-binding transcriptional regulator, which translates to MDSGFITLMRKLAPDLIDEITRRALILERIAALQPVGRRQLAAKLNLPEREIRNTAAILKDLGYVDLDASGMSLSGKAEEVLETSRAFSKAMSGLTETEKKLCELLPVDRVLIAPGNADEDEQVLSDVGRICAARLRSILVNGNTLAVTGGRTIAAVARSIQSPTPLNVMVVPARGGLGRTVEIQANTLAEEIAGKLGGHYRLIHLPDTLDAAALQEMLKLPEVSEAMELLERADVILHGIGTASGMMKQRRLPHEVQSSLIHQGAKGESFGAYYDLNGKCLMESTNVGVDLAKLKPTCRMIAAAAGASKAEAIISILRHTRHYLLVTDQGAAERMLSILTNS; encoded by the coding sequence ATGGACTCAGGATTCATTACCCTGATGCGCAAACTTGCTCCCGATCTGATTGACGAGATTACACGGCGGGCACTGATCCTAGAGCGGATCGCAGCCCTGCAGCCGGTCGGTCGGCGTCAGCTGGCTGCCAAGCTGAATCTTCCGGAACGGGAAATCCGCAATACCGCGGCCATCCTGAAGGACCTCGGATATGTAGACCTGGACGCTTCCGGCATGTCGCTTTCCGGCAAGGCGGAAGAGGTGCTGGAAACCTCCCGTGCTTTCTCCAAGGCCATGAGCGGTCTCACGGAGACGGAGAAGAAGCTCTGCGAGCTGCTGCCTGTGGATCGGGTGCTGATTGCCCCCGGCAACGCGGACGAGGATGAGCAGGTGCTGTCCGATGTTGGACGGATCTGCGCGGCAAGACTGCGGAGCATCCTGGTAAACGGCAACACGCTGGCGGTGACCGGCGGACGGACAATCGCCGCGGTGGCCCGGAGCATCCAGAGCCCCACGCCGCTGAACGTCATGGTGGTGCCTGCCCGGGGCGGCCTCGGCCGGACCGTTGAAATCCAGGCCAACACCCTGGCGGAAGAGATTGCGGGCAAGCTGGGCGGCCATTACCGGCTGATCCACCTGCCGGATACGCTGGATGCGGCGGCTCTGCAGGAAATGCTGAAGCTGCCTGAGGTCAGCGAGGCCATGGAACTGCTGGAGCGGGCGGACGTGATCCTTCACGGCATCGGCACGGCTTCCGGGATGATGAAACAGCGCAGGCTGCCCCATGAGGTGCAGAGCAGCCTGATTCACCAGGGCGCAAAGGGCGAGAGCTTCGGTGCTTACTATGACCTGAACGGCAAGTGCCTGATGGAGTCCACGAACGTGGGTGTTGACCTGGCGAAGCTGAAACCCACCTGCCGGATGATCGCTGCGGCGGCGGGCGCTTCCAAGGCAGAAGCGATTATTTCGATCCTGCGGCATACAAGGCACTACCTGCTGGTGACGGATCAGGGTGCTGCTGAAAGAATGCTTAGCATTCTGACGAATTCATAA
- the thiI gene encoding tRNA uracil 4-sulfurtransferase ThiI produces the protein MQNLLLVRYGEIFLKGLNRPYFIRALVRKVRYAVRGMGAEVWVHDGRIFVRGFNDLEECISRVTKVFGVHSVCPAVEMPKEDFEAICAQAVEMAKDLKGTFKVNARRADKRYPMNSMAINEEVGYRILQANPDLKVDVHNPEHLVNIEIRDMAYLYVKVIPAVGGMPVGTNGNATLLLSGGIDSPVAGWMIAKRGVQINAVHFHSYPYTSDRAKEKVLDLARKLSFSCCGIKVYVVPFTEIQMAIHEKCPEEYTTLIMRRYMMRIAERIAKDTESEALITGESIGQVASQTMTALGTTNAVVEMPVFRPLIGFDKSEIIDVARKIGTLEISELPYEDCCTVFTPRHPATHPKMDKILEGEARLDSEELIQRALDGVEMIRV, from the coding sequence ATGCAGAACTTATTACTTGTTCGCTACGGCGAAATCTTTCTCAAAGGCCTGAATCGCCCTTACTTTATCCGGGCCCTGGTCCGTAAGGTCCGTTACGCGGTTCGCGGCATGGGCGCTGAAGTATGGGTGCATGACGGGCGGATCTTCGTCCGGGGCTTCAACGACCTGGAGGAGTGCATCAGCCGGGTCACGAAGGTCTTCGGCGTGCACAGTGTGTGTCCCGCCGTGGAGATGCCCAAGGAGGACTTTGAGGCCATCTGCGCCCAGGCGGTGGAAATGGCAAAAGACCTGAAGGGTACCTTCAAGGTCAATGCCCGCCGCGCGGACAAGCGCTATCCCATGAACTCCATGGCGATCAATGAGGAGGTTGGTTACCGGATCCTGCAGGCCAATCCTGACCTGAAGGTGGACGTGCACAATCCGGAGCACCTGGTGAACATCGAAATCCGGGATATGGCCTATCTGTATGTGAAGGTGATTCCCGCCGTCGGCGGCATGCCTGTGGGCACCAACGGCAATGCGACATTGCTCCTGTCCGGCGGTATCGACAGCCCTGTGGCGGGCTGGATGATCGCCAAGCGCGGTGTGCAGATCAACGCGGTGCACTTCCACAGCTATCCTTACACCTCTGACCGGGCGAAGGAAAAGGTTCTGGACCTGGCGCGGAAGCTGTCCTTCAGCTGCTGCGGCATCAAGGTCTATGTGGTGCCCTTCACCGAGATCCAGATGGCCATCCACGAGAAGTGCCCGGAAGAATACACAACCCTGATCATGCGCCGGTATATGATGCGGATTGCCGAGCGGATCGCGAAGGATACCGAGAGCGAAGCCCTTATTACCGGTGAGAGCATCGGCCAGGTGGCCAGCCAGACCATGACGGCCCTGGGCACCACCAACGCCGTGGTGGAGATGCCCGTGTTCCGGCCGTTGATCGGCTTTGATAAGAGTGAGATCATCGATGTGGCGCGTAAGATCGGCACCCTGGAGATCTCTGAGCTGCCCTATGAGGACTGCTGCACGGTGTTCACACCCCGGCATCCTGCTACCCACCCGAAGATGGACAAAATCCTGGAGGGCGAGGCAAGGCTGGACAGCGAGGAACTGATTCAGCGGGCACTGGACGGCGTCGAGATGATCCGCGTCTGA
- a CDS encoding cysteine desulfurase family protein — MKAYLDNSATTKPSAAVAAVVSEMLESGWYNPSALYKPALEIQKKIDGVREICLKAAGAAGQTIIFTSGGTEADNLALLGHLKSRRKPGRVLISSVEHPAVSACTDEIRKMGHTVEEIPAGKTGSVDLEKLEEMLDEDVLMISVMQVNNETGAIEPLQEIVKLRNAKAPGAAIHVDGVQGFLRVPLDFNKLGIQSYAFSGHKIHGLKGTGALIVRKDHPIRPVQFGGGQEGNLRSGTENTFGIIALGEAVRTWDQEANARMRALKNSLRTQLMEKIPEAKVNGPEESPETCAPHILNVALMPVRSQTMLFALEGDGVYVSAGSACASRKQKISPVLKAMGVSTEQADCSLRFSLCADTTQEEIDYAVECAVKHYNMLKKFVRR; from the coding sequence ATGAAGGCGTATCTGGACAACAGCGCTACGACCAAGCCGTCCGCGGCTGTCGCGGCGGTGGTCAGCGAAATGCTGGAAAGCGGATGGTATAATCCATCCGCTTTATATAAGCCTGCCCTGGAGATCCAGAAGAAGATTGACGGGGTGCGGGAAATCTGCCTGAAGGCAGCGGGTGCTGCCGGGCAGACGATTATCTTTACCTCCGGCGGTACCGAGGCGGACAACCTGGCGCTGCTGGGGCACCTGAAGAGCCGGCGGAAGCCGGGCAGGGTGCTGATTTCCTCTGTGGAGCATCCGGCGGTATCGGCCTGTACCGATGAGATCCGGAAGATGGGTCACACGGTGGAGGAGATTCCGGCGGGGAAAACCGGGTCGGTGGACCTGGAAAAGCTGGAGGAGATGCTGGATGAGGACGTCCTGATGATCTCCGTTATGCAGGTGAACAATGAGACCGGCGCAATAGAGCCGCTACAGGAGATTGTGAAGCTGCGGAACGCGAAGGCGCCTGGTGCGGCCATCCATGTGGACGGCGTCCAGGGGTTCCTGCGAGTGCCGCTGGATTTCAATAAGCTGGGCATCCAGTCCTATGCCTTCAGCGGGCATAAGATCCATGGTTTGAAGGGAACCGGCGCACTGATTGTGCGGAAGGATCATCCGATCCGTCCGGTGCAGTTCGGCGGCGGACAGGAGGGGAACCTCCGGTCCGGCACGGAGAACACCTTCGGGATTATCGCCCTGGGTGAGGCGGTCAGGACCTGGGATCAGGAAGCGAACGCCAGGATGCGGGCATTGAAGAACAGCCTGCGGACCCAGCTGATGGAGAAGATTCCGGAAGCGAAGGTGAACGGGCCGGAAGAGAGCCCGGAGACCTGCGCACCTCATATCCTGAACGTTGCCCTGATGCCGGTGCGGAGCCAGACCATGCTCTTCGCGCTGGAAGGCGACGGAGTGTATGTATCCGCGGGCAGCGCCTGCGCCAGCCGGAAACAGAAGATTTCGCCGGTGCTGAAGGCCATGGGCGTCAGCACGGAGCAGGCGGACTGCTCCCTGCGTTTCAGCCTCTGCGCGGATACCACGCAGGAAGAGATTGATTACGCTGTTGAGTGTGCGGTGAAGCATTATAATATGCTGAAGAAGTTTGTGAGAAGGTAA
- a CDS encoding polyprenyl synthetase family protein yields MKMYAEYQALVEHSLAPMLESLGYIPERLLEAMRYSLEAGGKRLRPVMLLAACEMAGGDAELALPFACAIEMIHTYSLIHDDLPAMDNDDLRRGKPTNHKVFGEDLAILAGDGLLNAAAELMARTAVEMADTRGIRALEIIMRHAGVTGMIAGQTRDVLSEGEKPREDLVSYIHAHKTADLLEAPMEAGLALAGADEHQIKAAHDYGLHLGLAFQMTDDLLDVIGDAALLGKNTGMDAALDKMTWVALKGVEGTEKDAAEQVGLAIAELDKLPYDTAFFRDLAQSMTSRKN; encoded by the coding sequence ATGAAGATGTATGCGGAGTACCAGGCCCTGGTGGAGCATTCCCTGGCGCCGATGCTGGAATCCCTCGGGTATATTCCGGAACGGCTGCTGGAGGCCATGCGCTACAGCCTGGAGGCCGGCGGAAAGCGGCTGCGGCCGGTGATGCTGCTGGCGGCCTGTGAGATGGCCGGCGGGGATGCCGAGCTGGCGCTGCCCTTTGCCTGCGCCATCGAGATGATCCACACCTACAGCCTGATCCATGACGACCTGCCGGCGATGGACAATGATGACCTGCGCCGGGGCAAGCCCACGAACCATAAGGTGTTCGGCGAGGATCTGGCGATCCTGGCCGGGGACGGGCTGCTGAATGCCGCGGCGGAGCTGATGGCCCGCACGGCGGTGGAAATGGCGGATACCCGGGGCATCCGGGCACTGGAGATCATCATGCGCCATGCAGGCGTGACAGGAATGATTGCCGGGCAGACCAGGGACGTGCTTTCTGAGGGCGAAAAGCCCCGGGAAGACCTGGTGTCCTATATCCACGCCCACAAGACGGCGGATCTGCTGGAGGCCCCCATGGAGGCCGGCCTGGCGCTGGCCGGGGCGGATGAGCACCAGATCAAGGCGGCCCATGATTACGGCCTGCACCTGGGTCTGGCTTTCCAGATGACGGACGATCTGCTGGACGTGATCGGAGACGCGGCCCTGCTGGGCAAGAACACCGGTATGGACGCGGCACTGGACAAGATGACCTGGGTCGCCCTAAAGGGCGTGGAAGGCACGGAAAAGGACGCCGCGGAGCAGGTAGGGCTGGCCATTGCGGAGCTGGATAAGCTGCCTTATGACACGGCATTCTTCAGGGATCTTGCTCAGAGCATGACGTCCCGGAAGAATTGA
- the xseB gene encoding exodeoxyribonuclease VII small subunit has protein sequence MSEEKKSFEEKLQDVQEIISRIEEGKLPLEDSVKQFEEGMKTLSALDEELKDMNRRLTVLQDGGEQPLNAPGEEA, from the coding sequence ATGAGCGAAGAAAAGAAGAGCTTCGAGGAAAAGCTGCAGGACGTGCAGGAAATCATCAGCCGGATCGAGGAGGGCAAGCTGCCCCTGGAGGATTCGGTAAAGCAGTTCGAGGAGGGCATGAAAACCCTTTCCGCGCTGGATGAGGAGCTGAAGGACATGAACCGCAGGCTCACTGTGCTGCAGGACGGCGGGGAGCAGCCATTGAACGCTCCGGGAGAAGAAGCATGA